A single region of the Sorghum bicolor cultivar BTx623 chromosome 7, Sorghum_bicolor_NCBIv3, whole genome shotgun sequence genome encodes:
- the LOC110436948 gene encoding 14-3-3-like protein GF14-C has protein sequence MSREENVYMAKLAEQAERYEEMVEYMEKVAKTVDVEELTVEERNLLSVAYKNVIGARRASWRIVSSIEQKEESRKNEEHVNLIKEYRGKIEAELSNICDGILKLLDSHLVPSSTAAESKVFYLKMKGDYHRYLAEFKTGAERKESAESTMVAYKAAQDIALAELAPTHPIRLGLALNFSVFYYEILNSPDKACNLAKQAFDEAISELDTLGEESYKDSTLIMQLLRDNLTLWTSDLTEDGADECKEASKGDAGEGQ, from the exons ATGTCGAGGGAGGAGAATGTTTACATGGCCAAGCTGGCTGAGCAGGCTGAAAGGTATGAGGAGATGGTTGAGTATATGGAGAAGGTGGCCAAGACTGTAGATGTTGAAGAGCTCACTGTTGAGGAGCGGAACCTCCTGTCTGTCGCATACAAGAATGTCATTGGGGCTCGCCGTGCTTCATGGCGCATTGTCTCTTCCATTGAACAGAAGGAGGAGTCTCGTAAGAACGAAGAGCATGTGAACCTTATCAAGGAATACCGTGGGAAGATTGAGGCTGAACTGAGCAACATCTGTGATGGTATCCTGAAGCTACTTGACTCCCACCTAGTGCCTTCTTCTACTGCTGCCGAATCAAAGGTCTTCTACCTCAAGATGAAGGGTGACTATCACAG GTATCTTGCGGAATTTAAGACTGGTGCTGAGAGGAAGGAATCTGCTGAGAGCACGATGGTAGCCTACAAGGCTGCTCAG GACATTGCTCTGGCTGAGCTGGCACCAACCCATCCGATAAGGCTTGGGCTTGCTCTTAACTTCTCGGTGTTCTATTATGAGATTCTGAACTCCCCAGACAAAGCTTGCAACCTTGCAAAGCAG GCGTTTGATGAAGCCATCTCTGAGTTGGATACCCTTGGGGAGGAGTCATACAAAGATAGCACTCTGATCATGCAGCTCCTGAGGGACAACTTGACCCTTTGGACCTCTGACCTCACG GAGGACGGTGCTGATGAGTGCAAAGAAGCCTCGAAAGGCGATGCTGGCGAGGGACAGTAA
- the LOC8075652 gene encoding protein CURVATURE THYLAKOID 1A, chloroplastic has product MVAAAAAVRSVSLRRVGSLLRAPVPSGLTTSRVAAPFPRRTDSMKISQLQLTATRFSKENNSDEDDELLSELRDKWDAMENKSSLALYGAGAILTVWISLVVVKSLDSVPLLPGLLELVGLSYSGWFVYRYLLFQENRKELAELIDDTKRKIIGDDD; this is encoded by the exons ATGGTAGCCGCTGCTGCGGCGGTGCGGTCGGTGTCCCTCCGCCGCGTTGGCTCTCTCCTCCGCGCTCCTGTGCCCAGCGGCCTGACCACCTCGCGCGTCGCCGCACCCTTTCCCCGCCGCACAG ATTCCATGAAGATTTCTCAACTCCAATTAACAGCTACACGATTTTCAAAAGAGAATAATTCTGACGAGGATGACGAGCTCCTTTCTGAGCTCAGAGATAAG TGGGATGCAATGGAGAACAAGTCCTCTCTTGCCTTGTATGGTGCTGGAGCAATCCTCACTGTCTGGATATCCTTGGTTGTAGTCAAATCTCTCGACTCTGTCCCATTG CTCCCAGGCTTACTGGAGCTAGTGGGGCTCAGCTACTCTGGATGGTTCGTGTACCGATACCTGCTTTTTCAG GAAAATCGGAAAGAACTGGCGGAGCTTATCGATGATACAAAGAGAAAGATTATTGGTGACGATGATTAG